From the genome of Edaphobacter dinghuensis, one region includes:
- a CDS encoding MFS transporter — MITKETQRKRINTPRQVLFASMVGTTVEFFDFYIYATAAVLVFPRLFFPTHDPASSTLASLATFGIAFLARPIGSALFGHFGDRIGRKRTLVLALSTMGLSTFIIGVLPPYAAIGITAPLLLALCRFGQGIGLGGEWGGAVLLAVENAPPNKRAFYGMFPQLGAPAGFLLSGGTFLLLSRWLSDRQFFAFGWRLPFIASAVLVLLGLYVRLTITETPVFQASVQRAEQVGVPMFTVLRRHTRALVAGILVCLATFVLFYLMTVFALSWGTTALHYERGRFLLIQLFGILFFAATIPASALMAERGRRPVMIGVTVLIGIFGFVLAPLFTSGLTGAVVMMALGLALMGMTYGPLGTVVSELFPTPVRYTGSSLAFSMAGILGASLAPYIAMKLAKDYGLQYVGYYLTASAVLTLAGLLLIRETKDDDLTV, encoded by the coding sequence ATGATTACAAAAGAAACGCAGCGGAAGCGCATCAATACGCCGCGCCAGGTTCTCTTTGCGAGCATGGTTGGCACGACCGTCGAGTTCTTCGACTTCTACATCTACGCCACGGCCGCGGTGCTGGTGTTTCCGCGCCTGTTCTTTCCCACCCACGATCCCGCCTCTTCGACGCTGGCGTCGTTGGCTACGTTCGGCATCGCCTTTCTGGCGCGGCCGATCGGCTCCGCGCTCTTCGGCCACTTCGGCGATCGCATCGGACGCAAGCGGACGCTGGTGCTGGCGCTGTCGACCATGGGGTTGTCGACGTTCATCATTGGAGTTTTACCGCCTTATGCCGCTATCGGCATCACTGCGCCGCTTCTGTTGGCGTTGTGCCGGTTTGGGCAGGGCATCGGGCTGGGCGGCGAGTGGGGCGGCGCGGTGCTGCTTGCGGTCGAGAACGCTCCGCCCAACAAGCGTGCGTTTTATGGCATGTTTCCTCAGTTGGGCGCGCCGGCGGGATTTCTGCTCTCGGGCGGCACGTTTCTTCTGCTCTCGCGCTGGCTCAGCGACCGGCAGTTCTTCGCCTTTGGCTGGCGGCTGCCGTTTATTGCCAGTGCGGTGCTGGTACTGTTGGGGCTTTATGTTCGGTTGACGATCACCGAGACGCCGGTCTTCCAGGCTTCGGTGCAGCGCGCCGAGCAGGTGGGCGTGCCCATGTTTACGGTGCTGCGCCGTCATACGCGAGCGCTGGTCGCGGGCATTCTGGTTTGCCTGGCGACATTCGTTCTCTTCTACCTGATGACGGTCTTTGCGCTCTCTTGGGGAACGACCGCTCTGCACTATGAGCGTGGCCGCTTTTTGCTGATCCAGCTCTTCGGCATCCTCTTCTTCGCGGCGACGATTCCGGCCTCGGCGTTAATGGCCGAGCGCGGGCGGCGGCCGGTGATGATTGGAGTGACTGTGCTGATCGGTATCTTCGGCTTTGTGCTGGCGCCGCTGTTTACCTCCGGGCTGACAGGCGCGGTGGTGATGATGGCGTTGGGGCTGGCGCTGATGGGGATGACTTATGGCCCGCTGGGTACGGTCGTCTCGGAGCTATTTCCGACGCCGGTGCGGTATACCGGAAGCTCGTTGGCGTTCAGTATGGCGGGAATTTTGGGCGCTTCGCTGGCGCCTTATATTGCCATGAAGCTGGCGAAGGACTACGGGCTGCAGTATGTCGGCTATTACCTCACGGCGTCGGCGGTGCTGACGTTGGCCGGGCTGCTGCTGATTCGAGAGACCAAAGACGACGATCTGACTGTGTAA
- a CDS encoding tetratricopeptide repeat protein → MPKPTHHRIAPAILRPYRLGVTASVIFFGLLSTSSLHAQLPAGTTDATAQSQTQAPSEQDPLRAQANAALDQHDFPAALKLLTSLAAKYPNDAHLLYDLGFTQESLDQTSNAADTYRRAAAADPKYFEPHLSLGLLLARTGQHDQARTELLAATTLTPSTDPALKARAWRALARLDQATRPADASNELLEAMKTSPETPDDIILSGELAEASNDLAGAEAAYRRLLSADPQNATATAALVHLLEREKKTDQAEALLTAALGKNLDDPTLNAQLASLYDSQGQPEKAIPLVEKLHAASPNDSGITRLLAHLYSSNSQFEKAAPLYATLTTDYPNDPTLVTDRADALIHLRQFAEAESMLKRTTSEPSSFPTKEDLGLAASHLAFAASANDDPVTSLQALAIRDKVLPQSPSSLFLAATAHDKLHQVKEARDLYKQFLSVANGKFPNEEWQARHRLVTLDHSR, encoded by the coding sequence ATGCCGAAGCCGACACACCACAGAATCGCACCCGCCATATTGCGCCCCTACCGTCTCGGTGTCACGGCATCTGTCATATTTTTCGGACTCCTCAGCACCAGTTCTCTCCACGCCCAGCTTCCTGCCGGAACGACCGACGCTACGGCCCAGTCACAGACGCAGGCTCCGTCTGAACAGGACCCGCTGCGCGCTCAAGCCAACGCGGCGCTCGATCAGCATGACTTCCCTGCCGCACTCAAGCTGCTGACCAGCCTTGCCGCCAAGTACCCCAACGACGCCCATCTGCTCTACGACCTCGGCTTCACGCAGGAGTCGCTCGACCAGACCTCGAACGCCGCCGACACGTATCGCCGCGCCGCGGCCGCCGATCCCAAGTACTTCGAGCCGCATCTCTCGCTGGGCCTTCTGCTGGCACGCACCGGACAGCACGATCAGGCGCGTACTGAACTGCTTGCCGCCACCACGCTGACCCCATCCACCGATCCCGCGCTCAAGGCCAGAGCCTGGCGCGCTCTGGCACGGCTCGATCAGGCAACGCGCCCGGCTGACGCCAGCAACGAGCTGCTGGAGGCGATGAAGACCTCTCCTGAGACGCCCGACGACATCATCCTGTCGGGCGAGCTCGCCGAGGCCTCCAACGATCTTGCCGGAGCGGAAGCTGCCTACCGGCGCCTTCTGAGCGCCGACCCGCAGAATGCTACCGCGACCGCTGCTCTCGTCCATCTGCTTGAGCGGGAGAAGAAGACCGATCAGGCCGAGGCGCTGCTGACTGCGGCGCTGGGGAAAAACCTTGACGACCCGACCCTTAACGCCCAGTTAGCCAGCCTTTACGATTCTCAGGGCCAGCCCGAAAAGGCGATTCCGCTCGTCGAAAAGCTGCACGCGGCCAGCCCGAACGACTCGGGGATCACCCGCCTGCTGGCGCATCTGTACAGCAGCAACAGCCAGTTCGAGAAGGCCGCGCCGCTCTACGCTACACTCACCACCGACTATCCCAACGATCCCACTCTGGTTACGGACCGTGCCGACGCCCTGATTCACCTGCGCCAGTTTGCCGAGGCAGAATCCATGCTGAAGCGCACCACCAGCGAGCCTTCCTCCTTTCCGACCAAGGAAGACCTTGGCCTCGCCGCGAGCCATCTCGCCTTTGCGGCTTCGGCTAACGATGACCCTGTCACGAGCTTGCAAGCTTTAGCGATTCGTGATAAAGTGCTGCCACAGTCGCCTTCGTCTCTGTTCCTGGCTGCGACCGCGCACGACAAGCTACACCAGGTCAAAGAGGCTCGCGACTTGTATAAGCAGTTTCTCTCCGTGGCGAACGGTAAGTTTCCCAACGAGGAGTGGCAGGCCCGCCACCGCCTTGTCACCCTCGATCACTCGCGGTAG
- a CDS encoding M48 family metallopeptidase: MSSALIPIFEEQYRDLRPRAPIPPLDIRFRRFTSLNTTIRLREGRLHVRLSDLLESAPESVHRAIAHILLAKLYKKPIAPIHADRYRRHVSSEAVSRQAEHIRQTRGRKRILTSVGHHYDLDEVFESLNTRFFHGLLGRPTLTWSAHHARRMLGHYDAAHNTIVVSRVFDRPDTPRCAVEYLLYHEMLHLKHPVRVKAGRRCVHSREFQAEERLFPELEEAKAYLKRI, translated from the coding sequence ATGTCGTCCGCACTCATCCCCATCTTTGAAGAACAGTATCGAGATCTGCGCCCGCGGGCTCCGATTCCGCCGCTTGATATCCGCTTTCGCCGCTTCACCTCGCTGAACACAACGATTCGTCTGCGCGAAGGCAGACTGCATGTTCGGCTTTCCGACCTGCTGGAGTCAGCTCCCGAATCGGTTCATCGCGCCATCGCACATATTCTGCTGGCCAAGCTCTATAAGAAGCCGATCGCTCCTATTCATGCCGATCGCTATCGCCGTCACGTCTCGTCGGAGGCGGTGTCGCGTCAGGCTGAGCATATTCGCCAGACACGCGGACGCAAGCGAATCCTTACCTCGGTCGGCCATCACTACGATCTCGATGAGGTCTTCGAATCACTGAATACGCGGTTCTTTCATGGACTTCTCGGACGCCCCACGCTGACGTGGAGCGCTCACCATGCACGCCGCATGCTGGGCCACTACGACGCCGCGCACAATACGATTGTGGTCAGCCGCGTCTTCGACCGGCCTGACACACCGCGCTGCGCCGTCGAGTATCTGCTGTACCACGAGATGCTTCACCTGAAGCATCCGGTGCGCGTGAAGGCTGGACGGCGCTGCGTCCACTCGCGGGAGTTTCAGGCAGAAGAACGCCTCTTCCCTGAACTGGAAGAGGCGAAGGCTTATCTGAAACGTATCTAG
- the alaC gene encoding alanine transaminase: MDEFRRLTRLPAYVFNITGELKAAARKRGEDIIDFGMGNPDGATPKAIVDKLIEAAQKTATHRYSLSRGIPRLRKAICNWYKTRYDVDLNPETEAIVTIGSKEGIAHLCLAVLDDEDTVAVPNPSYPIHIFGPVIAGSKVQSIPAADADADTLLERLEYELPRMQPRPKMLILNFPSNPTAQCVELSFFERIVALCKELGIYIVHDLAYADIVFDGYRAPSVLEVPGAKDIAVEFFTLSKSYNMPGWRVGFMVGNPKLVAALGRIKSYFDYGTFTPIQVASIAALEGPQDCVAKIRDNYKARRDVLVPGLNKLGWAVDLPKATMFVWAKIPEQYRALGSVEFSKKLLLDAKTAVSPGIGFGEHGDGHVRFSLIENEERTRQALRGIKQMFKAG; the protein is encoded by the coding sequence ATGGACGAGTTTAGAAGGCTGACACGGTTGCCGGCGTATGTGTTCAACATAACGGGCGAGTTGAAGGCCGCGGCACGCAAGCGCGGCGAAGACATCATCGACTTCGGGATGGGCAATCCCGACGGAGCGACGCCCAAGGCAATCGTCGACAAGCTGATCGAAGCAGCACAAAAGACCGCAACCCATCGCTACTCGCTCTCGCGCGGCATTCCGCGTCTGCGCAAGGCCATCTGCAACTGGTACAAGACGCGCTACGACGTCGATCTCAATCCCGAGACCGAGGCGATTGTCACCATCGGTTCGAAAGAAGGCATCGCCCACCTTTGCCTCGCTGTGCTCGACGACGAAGACACCGTAGCTGTCCCCAATCCGAGCTATCCCATTCACATCTTCGGACCAGTCATCGCCGGATCGAAGGTACAGAGCATTCCTGCAGCCGACGCCGATGCCGACACGCTGCTGGAGCGGCTCGAGTATGAGCTGCCGCGGATGCAGCCGCGTCCCAAGATGCTGATCCTGAACTTCCCGTCGAACCCGACGGCACAGTGCGTCGAGCTTTCATTCTTTGAGCGGATCGTCGCACTCTGCAAGGAACTTGGCATCTACATCGTTCACGATCTCGCCTATGCGGACATCGTCTTCGACGGCTATCGCGCGCCCAGCGTGCTCGAAGTTCCCGGCGCAAAGGACATCGCGGTCGAGTTCTTCACCCTTTCGAAGAGCTACAACATGCCCGGCTGGCGCGTAGGCTTCATGGTTGGCAACCCGAAGCTGGTTGCGGCACTCGGCCGCATCAAGAGCTACTTCGACTACGGCACATTCACGCCGATCCAGGTAGCTTCCATCGCCGCGCTCGAAGGGCCGCAGGACTGCGTGGCCAAGATTCGCGACAACTACAAGGCTCGCCGCGATGTTCTGGTGCCGGGCTTGAATAAGCTGGGCTGGGCCGTCGATCTGCCCAAGGCCACCATGTTCGTCTGGGCAAAGATTCCAGAGCAATACCGCGCTCTCGGCTCCGTGGAGTTCTCAAAGAAGTTGCTGCTCGATGCCAAAACTGCTGTCAGTCCCGGCATCGGCTTCGGCGAACACGGCGACGGTCACGTGCGCTTCTCTCTGATCGAAAACGAAGAGCGCACACGTCAGGCGCTGCGCGGCATCAAGCAGATGTTCAAAGCCGGCTAA
- a CDS encoding protein-disulfide reductase DsbD domain-containing protein, producing MRLGVLAAGLMLGVGTLTAQMGNMNGNAEKAKSYVIYDAEPQIVPAGKRSIVEMRFRVVDGFHVNSHTPKSELLIPTKVDLQPAAGVKAETAVYPAGTAYSFSFSPNDKLDVYAGDFTVKLPVVAKAGQHEIDGTLRYQACDHAACYPPRSLPIQVVFTAK from the coding sequence ATGCGTCTGGGTGTGCTGGCGGCAGGACTGATGCTCGGTGTGGGGACCCTGACGGCGCAGATGGGGAACATGAACGGCAATGCCGAAAAGGCAAAGTCCTATGTGATCTATGACGCCGAGCCGCAGATTGTTCCGGCTGGAAAGCGAAGCATCGTCGAGATGCGCTTCCGGGTCGTCGACGGATTTCATGTCAACTCGCACACTCCGAAGTCGGAGCTGTTGATTCCGACCAAGGTTGACCTGCAACCCGCCGCAGGTGTGAAGGCTGAGACCGCGGTATATCCGGCGGGTACGGCATACAGCTTCAGCTTTAGCCCGAACGATAAGCTGGACGTCTACGCAGGCGACTTCACGGTGAAGCTACCGGTCGTCGCCAAAGCAGGGCAGCACGAGATTGACGGCACGCTGCGCTATCAGGCATGCGACCACGCAGCATGCTATCCACCGCGAAGCCTTCCCATTCAAGTAGTTTTCACCGCAAAGTAG
- a CDS encoding TlpA family protein disulfide reductase, with protein MKRNALVLGVMIVGISLMLWAGWHNLRERHIAMQKAEANHVVLTPAQPSQSAQGDDSEDVDPGAKLRGKTAPAFTLSTVDGKQVSLADYKGRPVLVNFWATWCAPCKIEMPWFEELRKQYAGQGFEILGITADVDAGKDVIAKSAQKIGVTYPILLSTDKVQDAYGGVEYLPMSFYVDRDGKVVEATTGLSSKNEIEANIKKIVASGSTTADVKGGE; from the coding sequence GTGAAGCGGAACGCATTGGTCCTTGGTGTCATGATCGTTGGAATCTCGCTGATGTTATGGGCCGGATGGCATAACCTGCGGGAGCGGCACATCGCAATGCAGAAGGCTGAGGCCAACCATGTGGTGCTGACCCCTGCCCAGCCCTCCCAGTCGGCACAAGGCGATGACTCCGAAGACGTAGATCCCGGCGCGAAGCTGCGGGGAAAGACCGCTCCGGCATTCACGCTGTCGACGGTCGATGGCAAGCAGGTTTCGCTGGCAGACTATAAGGGCCGTCCGGTGCTGGTGAACTTCTGGGCTACGTGGTGTGCTCCCTGCAAGATCGAGATGCCGTGGTTCGAGGAGCTGCGCAAGCAGTATGCAGGACAGGGCTTCGAGATTCTCGGAATTACTGCCGACGTCGACGCAGGCAAGGACGTCATCGCCAAGTCTGCGCAGAAGATCGGCGTAACCTATCCCATCCTGTTGAGCACCGACAAAGTGCAGGACGCCTACGGCGGAGTCGAATATCTGCCCATGTCGTTCTACGTGGACCGCGACGGCAAAGTAGTCGAGGCGACCACAGGATTGAGCTCGAAGAATGAGATCGAAGCGAACATCAAGAAGATCGTTGCTTCAGGATCAACAACCGCCGACGTGAAGGGTGGAGAGTAG
- a CDS encoding KpsF/GutQ family sugar-phosphate isomerase produces MVEPMANEAHKPSDTAQPSSFVRIEAAALRDLADRLDGAMQAPFTEAVDLLIAAADKRQSVIVTGVGKSGIIARKIAATLRSTGTPAHFLQPSEALHGDLGMIGQGDTVLALSSSGETEELLRLLPTLKRLAAHLIVFCSCPTSTLAEASNIFLDAGVSAEACPLNLAPTASTTVMLALGDALALEVSRRRGWKAEDFADLHPGGRLGKRLSRVRDLMHAGEALPRVSSDTPMPQVIHEMSHKKLGMTTVLDGSSLLGMISDGDLRRLLERDGSHALERSAGEIMNRHPLTIAGDAFASTALALMEERKITSLIVTGEQGQIEGVLHLHDLWAINTV; encoded by the coding sequence ATGGTCGAACCCATGGCGAATGAAGCTCACAAACCGTCCGACACCGCTCAGCCCTCGAGTTTTGTGCGCATCGAGGCCGCAGCCCTCCGCGACCTGGCCGACCGGCTCGACGGTGCAATGCAGGCGCCGTTTACCGAAGCGGTTGATCTATTGATTGCTGCGGCAGACAAGCGTCAGAGCGTCATCGTCACAGGTGTCGGCAAGAGCGGCATCATCGCCCGCAAGATCGCAGCCACGCTGAGATCGACCGGAACGCCCGCTCATTTTCTTCAGCCCTCGGAGGCTCTGCACGGAGACCTTGGGATGATCGGGCAAGGGGATACTGTTTTGGCTCTCTCTTCAAGCGGAGAGACCGAGGAGTTGCTGCGGCTGCTGCCCACGCTGAAGCGACTGGCGGCCCATCTGATCGTCTTCTGTAGCTGCCCAACGTCAACTCTGGCCGAGGCCAGCAATATCTTTCTCGATGCCGGGGTCTCCGCAGAGGCGTGCCCGCTGAACCTTGCCCCTACCGCCTCCACCACGGTAATGCTGGCGCTGGGAGATGCGCTGGCGCTTGAGGTGAGCCGCCGCAGGGGCTGGAAGGCAGAGGATTTTGCCGACCTGCATCCTGGCGGGCGACTAGGCAAGCGCTTGTCGCGCGTTCGCGACCTGATGCATGCGGGGGAAGCGCTTCCTCGCGTCTCCTCCGATACACCCATGCCGCAGGTTATCCACGAGATGTCGCACAAAAAGCTGGGGATGACTACTGTTCTTGACGGCAGCTCCCTGCTGGGCATGATCTCAGACGGCGATCTGCGCCGGTTGCTGGAGCGGGATGGCTCGCATGCGCTGGAGCGGTCGGCGGGCGAGATCATGAACCGCCATCCTTTGACGATTGCGGGGGATGCCTTTGCTTCCACGGCTCTTGCGCTGATGGAGGAGAGGAAGATTACGTCGCTGATTGTTACCGGCGAGCAGGGGCAGATTGAAGGGGTGCTTCACCTGCATGATCTTTGGGCCATCAACACGGTCTGA
- a CDS encoding proline--tRNA ligase: protein MHRWSQLFIPTLREAPADAEVASHKLLLRAGYIRQLGAGIYSYLFLGNRSINKIVAIIREEMDRIGQEFLLPALNPREIWEASGRWDVMGDNMFRLEDRKGAELCLAMTHEEVMTDIARKELRSYKQLPQIWYQIQTKFRDEPRPKSGLLRVRQFTMKDSYSFDIDEAGLDVSYNKHDAAYRRIFTRCGLQFVSVDADSGSMGGSASQEFMVYTDAGEDLIASSASGYAANLEKATSRLTPVKDLAPTGDGTPELVHTPGKASIADVTAFFGIEASQDIKCVAFMGTPSLSKSQTGAADVPPLRPVVAFLRGDHQVNETKLNAVAGTIELRPMTPEELELHIGGPAGYLGPVGIAEVMTNGSLNGLNSGKELSKIKGIFRNVPSEGLKTIVIMDLGLEGRANLVAGANKVDYHLRNVTPGRDFTPTLTADIRTVNEGELDPIGGEPLRLGKAVEIGHIFKLGYKYTKSMGASVLNRDGKEVTPIMGCYGIGVERILTAAFELSAAANDGEVYALHPSIAPFQVVVTITNVGDAALLAAGEKVAAELDAAGLDVLLDDRDERAGVKFKDADLVGIPYRINIGRGVAEGKVEFVDRLQKKNEDIPLHEIASRVTTEITSTLHAVLPAAI from the coding sequence ATGCATCGCTGGTCTCAACTTTTTATTCCCACCCTTCGTGAGGCACCGGCGGACGCTGAAGTCGCCAGCCATAAGCTTCTCCTTCGTGCCGGTTATATCCGCCAGCTTGGCGCCGGCATCTATAGCTATCTCTTTCTGGGTAATCGCTCCATCAATAAGATCGTAGCGATCATCCGCGAGGAGATGGACCGGATTGGACAGGAGTTTTTGCTGCCCGCTCTGAATCCTCGCGAGATATGGGAGGCCAGCGGCCGTTGGGACGTGATGGGCGACAACATGTTCCGGTTGGAGGACCGTAAAGGCGCGGAGCTATGCCTGGCCATGACCCACGAAGAGGTGATGACCGACATCGCGCGCAAGGAGTTGCGCAGCTATAAGCAGCTTCCCCAGATCTGGTATCAGATACAGACGAAGTTTCGCGATGAGCCACGGCCCAAGTCGGGCCTGCTGCGGGTGCGCCAGTTCACGATGAAGGACTCCTACTCGTTCGACATCGACGAGGCGGGACTGGATGTGAGCTACAACAAGCACGATGCTGCTTATCGGCGCATCTTTACGCGGTGCGGTCTACAGTTTGTCTCGGTCGATGCCGATTCGGGATCGATGGGCGGCTCCGCCTCGCAGGAGTTTATGGTCTATACCGACGCCGGCGAAGACCTGATCGCCAGCAGCGCCTCCGGCTATGCCGCTAACCTTGAGAAGGCCACCAGCCGCCTTACCCCGGTTAAAGACCTTGCGCCGACCGGCGACGGTACACCCGAGCTTGTTCATACGCCGGGCAAGGCATCCATCGCGGATGTTACCGCCTTCTTCGGGATCGAAGCCTCGCAGGATATCAAGTGCGTCGCCTTCATGGGCACGCCTAGCCTATCGAAGTCTCAAACAGGAGCAGCGGATGTGCCGCCTCTTCGTCCTGTCGTCGCCTTCCTTCGCGGCGATCATCAGGTTAATGAAACTAAGCTGAACGCTGTTGCAGGCACGATTGAGTTGCGTCCGATGACCCCGGAAGAGCTTGAGCTACACATCGGCGGCCCTGCCGGATACCTTGGGCCTGTTGGCATTGCCGAAGTGATGACGAATGGCTCGCTGAACGGATTGAACTCCGGCAAAGAGCTGAGCAAGATCAAAGGCATCTTCCGTAATGTTCCAAGCGAAGGGCTGAAGACTATCGTCATCATGGACCTTGGACTCGAAGGCCGCGCCAATCTTGTCGCCGGAGCTAATAAGGTCGACTACCATCTCCGCAATGTCACTCCCGGTCGCGACTTTACCCCGACGCTTACCGCAGATATCCGCACGGTCAATGAAGGGGAACTCGATCCTATCGGCGGCGAGCCGCTGCGGCTGGGCAAGGCAGTGGAGATTGGCCATATCTTTAAGCTGGGCTATAAGTACACCAAGTCGATGGGAGCCAGTGTGCTGAATCGTGACGGCAAGGAGGTAACGCCGATCATGGGCTGCTATGGGATTGGAGTGGAACGCATTTTGACCGCAGCCTTCGAGCTTTCTGCCGCGGCGAACGACGGTGAGGTTTATGCTCTGCATCCGTCGATTGCACCATTCCAGGTGGTTGTGACGATCACCAATGTCGGCGATGCGGCCCTTCTGGCCGCGGGAGAGAAGGTTGCTGCGGAGCTTGACGCTGCCGGGTTGGATGTTTTGCTCGACGACCGCGACGAGCGCGCCGGGGTGAAGTTCAAAGATGCCGATCTGGTTGGTATCCCCTATCGCATCAACATCGGACGAGGCGTAGCCGAGGGTAAAGTCGAGTTCGTTGACCGTCTGCAAAAGAAGAATGAGGATATCCCGCTGCATGAGATAGCCAGCAGGGTAACCACAGAGATAACCTCTACGCTGCACGCGGTGCTTCCCGCAGCCATCTAA